The following nucleotide sequence is from Anopheles stephensi strain Indian chromosome 3, UCI_ANSTEP_V1.0, whole genome shotgun sequence.
TCCCTCTCTAtatctctccctctttctctttctcttcccctccctccctttttccctcttgctttctcattctctctctctccctctctctgtctcacACACATGCAGATGTTACTTCCGGAATTCGTGCTCGGTTGTAGTTGAATCACCATCGGTTGCAAACGGCAACCAGTGGATCGCCCGAAACCTGGAAACCTTACGGCCGACCTCAGACATAACCATTACGGTGGCGGTGGATCTGGAAGAAATGTTTACTGGCACGCAGAAAACTCTAACCTACCCCCGGATGCGTTACATCGACGGGAGAAGCCTTACCCAGATGGAAACGGTGATCGTCACGATAATGCCACACATGCGCCACGGCATGTCGCTGCTGTTCCGCGGCCTCGGGCACGAAAATGAGCTGGGCCAGGGTAATTTGGTGGTAGTGTTGCACGTAAATCCACACCCGATCTTTATCGTGTCCGGTAACGATCTGCTGCACAAGATGGCCGTACCACTGTCCATCGCCATGTTGGGCGGTGAGGTACGGGTGCAGACGATCGATTCGCAGTGGTTGACGATTTTGGTGCAGCCGGCCAGCCAATCGGCCCAACGGCAGGTGATCCGTTTCGAGGGCCAAGGTTTACATGCGTCCGGTGATGTGCGTGGCGATATGATCGTCACCATTACAGGTACACGAAGTCGGCCCTGAAGTTTAATCAGGCTTTAAATTTTCATCCCACTTTTTGTGTCTCGTTTTTTCCGTAGCAACGATCCCTAGAGTGCCGCCCCACTTGCGCTACGATGCTCATCGCATTTTGCGCGCGATAGAAGAGTACGGCAATTGGAGTGCAATCGACGAGCAATAGCGCCAAACCCGTCCGCTCACCATCTACCACACACTGTACGGCAGCACTCGCTGTTGCATTCCGGAGcgcagtaaacaaaaaaaagaacaaaattcATTCATCGCGTTTTCTACACTCGACGCATCGCCACCACCCCACCACCCCCGTTTGTATCTTGCATCACCCGCTCTGCACACAGTgcacacactgacacacgATTAGCAGTGGGGTGTAGGTAGTGACGTGAAGCTGTCCCATTACACTGCAAGCCGCTGGGTAGTATTAGTGCGGATTTCCGTAAACAAACCATCGTTCTGTGTGCGACGGCGCACTAGACCAAGCCGAACGTGCGGGCTATTACAGCGTAAGAACGCTGGTAGAATAATAACGATTAGGTTCATTATTGATTGACACCTTTCTACACCTCGCAGACACACAGCCTACTGCGAAGATTCACGAGCAGAGAGAATAAAACCACGACAAGGCACGCACAAACGAAAGGGAACGCAGcaaacggcacggcacgggtAGGCAGGGATTAATCCACACATATTTTTAGCACTCGCCACCGTCGTCGGGGATGCGAAACGGACCTCACTCAAGTTCAACCCTGGTAGAGGTCGCCTACCTTGTTGGGGCGCGAGCGCGAACCTCTTCGCAGTGTGTATACTACCACAGTACCTAGCGAACGGCGTTCCCGTGTGAAAGTGTACCGAGTTTTGTGTCAAGTTTAACTGGGAGTGCATTTGGCACGGCTTATCAGGGTGTAAGGGCGAGCTTCGACTGCTAAACGTTAGTGATAAGAGTTTTGCCAGAGCtgtacgtgcgtgcgtgtgtgtgcgtgtgtgtgtggtagaagTGCAATTAATGTAATCTTTATTTTAACATAACCATTTATATATTCCCAAATAGTGTGTATTGTGTTTTATCTGATACAAGCTAATTTACCAAAATATTGTATCAAATAcaccacacgcaaacacacctACTCGCATATTATCAATAAAtatcgtttgttttggttgcgCAACCAACATCCGCCATGGCCCCGTTTTTCTTGCGACACTTCTCAACAATAATGTCCACTTGTTTCTTACCCTTCCTGGTCAATTGTGTAATTCTGCTCAGAACGCGATGCATACACCCGTCCGGTGTTTCGTACATATCGGCCGCTTCCAGAACCGGATTTCACGTGGACcgctggcggcggcggcgacaataacaacaccaccactactgcAACCACAATCATCGCACGGGTACGCGACATCTGCTTCCAGCATTACTGTGCAAACAAGTGCCTCGCATCGCGGCACGACCATGATCGCATCGACGATACGTTTGGCGAGGGCTAACAGCGCCAGTACACCAGCAACACCGACACTGGCCGGAAGCTTGTCCACTGCGCTGCGGGATAAGAGCAACCGAAAACACTGCTGCTGGAAGCAGCTTAGCAACGGACCGACGACTTTCGGTAAGCACAAAAAGGTTCGAAAGATCGAACACGATCGAGGTGAGAATTGAAGGGCTCGTGTAGCTCGGCAATCGATCATCAAAAAAGggagcttcttcttccttggcctaccattactggctttccgtgacatgattttacccgtatctGGAGAGTCAGActggcgccgctatcgcccaAACTGAGCTTGATCGAGGACAGACTGGAAAATTTGTTACCATTTGAAGGTCTATTTCGAAGGTACTGAGATTGGTCCCTCAGTTGATCTATCCGTCTTATCTCGGAGCTTGTTAAACGGCGGATCTTTCCAAATGCTTTGCACACCGCCATCGTACGGTGCAAGATAACCGATAACCTGTTCGAGTGACACAAGCCTCTTATCAGCGAGAAAAGAAAGGTTTCTTGCGGCTTGGTAACGGTTTGGT
It contains:
- the LOC118514392 gene encoding chaperone protein DnaJ 2-like — protein: MISASLYAVLGVEREASRMDIIAAYQNLAPYCHPNSTLYAAYTFPIGNLTQQQYWHAINEAVVVLTVEELRVRYDLNMLQTCYPGNAFFGNCDEIFQCYFRNSCSVVVESPSVANGNQWIARNLETLRPTSDITITVAVDLEEMFTGTQKTLTYPRMRYIDGRSLTQMETVIVTIMPHMRHGMSLLFRGLGHENELGQGNLVVVLHVNPHPIFIVSGNDLLHKMAVPLSIAMLGGEVRVQTIDSQWLTILVQPASQSAQRQVIRFEGQGLHASGDVRGDMIVTITATIPRVPPHLRYDAHRILRAIEEYGNWSAIDEQ